A DNA window from Ornithinimicrobium humiphilum contains the following coding sequences:
- a CDS encoding transporter substrate-binding domain-containing protein: MNIRSLYAATAAAGLVLTLAACGSDDSNGSGDGDASGLDLVTDGTLTVCSDVPYAPFEDFDESSPSGFTGFDIDIVQAIADGLELDLVVKDSSFDGLQSGLALNAGDCDLAASAMTITEERKANLAFSEGYYDSLQSLLVPADSGIASIADLEGKRVGVQQGTTGEAYANENVSGAEIVSFPSDAELYQALQAGQVDALLQDLPVNLTHTTDGRYTIVEEYDTDETYGLAMKKDNTALVEAVNEQLAALRDSGEYDELYDTYFSEEAAQDAAESSDG; encoded by the coding sequence ATGAACATTCGATCCCTGTATGCGGCGACGGCCGCCGCCGGCCTCGTGCTGACCCTGGCCGCCTGTGGTTCCGACGACTCCAACGGCTCCGGCGACGGCGACGCCTCCGGCCTGGACCTCGTCACCGACGGCACCCTGACGGTCTGCTCCGACGTCCCCTACGCCCCCTTCGAGGACTTCGACGAGTCCTCCCCGAGCGGCTTCACGGGCTTCGACATCGACATCGTGCAGGCGATCGCCGACGGCCTCGAGCTCGACCTCGTCGTCAAGGACTCCTCCTTCGACGGTCTGCAGTCCGGCCTGGCCCTCAACGCCGGCGACTGCGACCTCGCGGCCTCCGCGATGACCATCACCGAGGAGCGCAAGGCCAACCTCGCCTTCAGCGAGGGCTACTACGACTCGCTCCAGTCCCTCCTCGTCCCGGCCGACAGCGGCATCGCCTCCATCGCCGACCTCGAGGGCAAGCGCGTGGGCGTCCAGCAGGGCACCACCGGTGAGGCCTACGCCAACGAGAACGTCTCCGGCGCCGAGATCGTCAGCTTCCCCAGCGACGCCGAGCTCTACCAGGCCCTCCAGGCCGGCCAGGTCGACGCCCTCCTGCAGGACCTGCCGGTCAACCTCACCCACACCACCGACGGTCGCTACACCATCGTCGAGGAGTACGACACCGACGAGACCTACGGCCTGGCGATGAAGAAGGACAACACCGCCCTGGTCGAGGCCGTCAACGAGCAGCTGGCCGCCCTGCGCGACAGCGGCGAGTACGACG
- the trhA gene encoding PAQR family membrane homeostasis protein TrhA — MPHEGNHTHRTTEEGGVVDTIVEQVKPHLRGWLHLGMIPLAIAAAAVLAALAPGTAERVAALVFGTTGVLLFGTSAVYHRGTWSPRTTAVLKRWDHANIFLIIAGTYTPFSVLLLEGGQRRTLLLVVWAGALAGVVFRVFWHGAPRWLYTFVYLALGWVAVFYLVPFWRAGGPVVVGLIAAGGLLYTLGAVVYALKRPDPSPRWFGFHEVFHSFTVLAFGAHWTAALLAMLSARAS; from the coding sequence ATGCCGCACGAAGGGAACCACACGCACCGCACCACCGAGGAGGGCGGGGTCGTCGACACCATCGTCGAGCAGGTCAAGCCGCACCTGCGCGGCTGGCTGCACCTGGGGATGATCCCGCTGGCGATCGCGGCCGCCGCTGTCCTCGCCGCCCTGGCCCCCGGCACCGCCGAGCGGGTCGCGGCGCTGGTGTTCGGCACCACCGGCGTCCTGCTCTTCGGCACCTCGGCGGTCTACCACCGCGGCACCTGGTCGCCGCGCACCACCGCGGTCCTCAAGCGGTGGGACCACGCCAACATCTTCCTCATCATCGCCGGCACCTACACGCCCTTCTCGGTGCTGCTGCTCGAGGGCGGCCAGCGGCGCACGCTGCTCCTGGTCGTCTGGGCGGGGGCGCTCGCCGGGGTGGTCTTCCGGGTGTTCTGGCACGGGGCCCCGCGCTGGCTCTACACCTTCGTCTACCTGGCGCTCGGCTGGGTCGCCGTCTTCTACCTCGTGCCGTTCTGGCGCGCGGGCGGACCGGTCGTCGTGGGCCTCATCGCCGCCGGCGGCCTGCTCTACACGCTGGGCGCCGTGGTCTACGCCCTGAAGCGACCGGACCCATCGCCGAGGTGGTTCGGCTTCCACGAGGTCTTCCACTCGTTCACGGTGCTCGCCTTCGGCGCGCACTGGACCGCCGCGCTGCTCGCGATGCTGTCCGCCCGGGCCAGCTGA
- a CDS encoding isoprenyl transferase, protein MQTPRDLVYKAYTSSLRRQLPSDQLPRHIGVMLDGNRRWARERGAASAEGHRAGADNIAPFLGWCEEAGVEVVTLWLLSTDNLNRPADELEPLLEIIGRVVTDLADCQRWRMHVVGALDLLPEGTADALRAAAERTTGVDGMVVNVAIGYGGRREIADAVRSLLREAAAKGQTLEELAGSVTVEDIAEHLYTKGQPDPDLVIRTSGEQRLGGFLLWQSAHSEFYFCEAYWPDFRKVDFLRALRSYAERERRFGT, encoded by the coding sequence ATGCAGACACCGCGGGACCTGGTCTACAAGGCGTACACCTCGTCCCTGCGCCGGCAGCTCCCGTCCGACCAGCTGCCGCGGCACATCGGCGTGATGCTCGACGGCAACCGCCGGTGGGCGCGCGAGCGGGGGGCCGCGTCGGCCGAGGGGCACCGCGCGGGTGCCGACAACATCGCCCCCTTCCTCGGCTGGTGCGAGGAGGCGGGCGTGGAGGTGGTCACGCTGTGGCTGCTCTCCACCGACAACCTCAACCGTCCGGCCGACGAGCTCGAGCCCCTGCTGGAGATCATCGGCCGCGTGGTCACCGACCTCGCCGACTGCCAGCGCTGGCGGATGCACGTGGTCGGCGCGCTCGACCTGCTCCCGGAGGGCACGGCCGACGCCCTGCGTGCGGCCGCCGAGCGCACGACCGGTGTCGACGGGATGGTCGTCAACGTCGCGATCGGCTACGGCGGTCGTCGCGAGATCGCCGACGCGGTGCGCTCGCTGCTGCGCGAGGCGGCGGCGAAGGGGCAGACCCTCGAGGAGCTCGCCGGCTCGGTGACGGTCGAGGACATCGCCGAGCACCTCTACACCAAGGGCCAGCCCGATCCCGACCTGGTGATCCGCACCTCGGGGGAGCAACGCCTGGGCGGCTTCCTGCTCTGGCAGAGCGCCCACAGCGAGTTCTACTTCTGCGAGGCCTACTGGCCCGACTTCCGCAAGGTGGACTTCCTCCGGGCGCTGCGCTCCTACGCCGAGCGCGAGCGGCGCTTCGGCACCTGA